The following proteins come from a genomic window of Halodesulfovibrio sp.:
- a CDS encoding XRE family transcriptional regulator: MKRALQYYLNTFSPQSVTVARELRGFTKKELAERLGKTPAAITRIEKGDLAPDIETFFTLSRLLMVSPSFLSNKTFDAALVEPDKCHFRCLRSTSVADRRRAIRKGQAIANLLFLFKEEGVLFPEDQFIDYQKEASSVYEIEEIALQIRKDMGLNASPIDDLTAFLESHGVNIVYLSGEEYKKVDAFSTRILNVPFIFLCSDKPSSRLRFDLAHELGHLILHGEGELHTSKEEREANRFASAFLLPWMTFKEECPKRWNLKLFVDLKLRWKVSIGALLYRAKDLKVISESSYTRAVKNMNAQGIRINEPGEFPKEQSVLFAEALQLIADSVSLEFLEEKTGLLQNEIKDVLEIQGVPDKLINELQKQKASTTSKILALYPS; this comes from the coding sequence ATGAAAAGAGCCCTGCAATATTATCTAAATACGTTTTCCCCCCAGTCAGTGACAGTGGCTCGAGAGTTGCGGGGTTTTACAAAAAAAGAACTTGCCGAAAGATTAGGGAAGACTCCTGCTGCTATTACTAGAATAGAGAAAGGTGACCTTGCCCCTGATATCGAAACTTTTTTTACTCTTTCTCGACTGTTGATGGTTTCACCAAGTTTTTTGTCGAATAAGACTTTTGATGCTGCATTGGTTGAACCGGATAAATGTCATTTTAGGTGCCTACGCTCAACTTCAGTTGCTGATAGAAGAAGAGCAATTAGAAAAGGCCAAGCAATAGCTAACTTACTTTTTCTATTTAAAGAAGAAGGGGTACTTTTTCCAGAAGATCAGTTTATAGATTATCAGAAGGAAGCTTCTTCGGTTTATGAAATAGAAGAGATTGCGCTGCAGATAAGAAAGGATATGGGACTTAATGCTTCTCCAATCGATGATCTAACAGCATTTCTTGAGAGTCATGGTGTTAATATTGTATACCTTTCTGGCGAGGAATATAAAAAGGTTGATGCCTTTTCGACTAGAATTTTGAATGTTCCATTTATCTTTTTGTGTAGCGATAAGCCCAGTAGTCGTCTTCGGTTTGATCTTGCGCATGAACTTGGTCATTTAATCCTTCATGGAGAAGGGGAACTTCATACAAGTAAAGAAGAGCGTGAAGCCAATCGCTTTGCAAGTGCTTTTTTACTTCCTTGGATGACTTTTAAAGAAGAATGTCCGAAGCGGTGGAACCTCAAACTATTTGTCGATCTTAAACTTCGATGGAAAGTGTCTATTGGTGCATTGTTATATCGAGCAAAAGATTTAAAAGTTATTTCAGAGTCGTCCTATACTCGTGCAGTTAAGAACATGAATGCTCAAGGGATTCGAATAAATGAACCTGGGGAATTTCCAAAAGAACAGTCTGTGCTTTTTGCAGAAGCTTTGCAGTTAATTGCGGATTCTGTCTCACTTGAGTTTCTTGAAGAAAAGACTGGGCTGCTTCAAAATGAGATTAAGGATGTGCTTGAGATTCAGGGTGTACCCGATAAACTGATCAATGAGTTGCAAAAGCAGAAAGCCAGTACAACATCAAAAATTTTAGCGCTTTACCCTTCATAG
- a CDS encoding PIN domain-containing protein, which yields MNVFLDTNILHNDHLSSASLKRLAALSSAGIINLFLPDIVTRELTSNKALEFSNNISSCSKTLKKALKQHHFSDKFLADFQAVKNQLLEIEKIAEKDIETNLTNWIKESKATLIPFEHHFMGSILEHYFKGGGAFGSRKNRKDFPDAMIAATIYSFVEKAGPCSVISNDSNLSKHLKENKEITTYSSIRNYLKQLGTKIEFSGGQKILDYFSSNHTSNQLIKFFKKNTDYFDSIYLENDMISNKRAIEVEADYFEVNSADFNNTEELTVTDLNFINESELGGNISFVTNTGLSYVTGYKECLMLEEYRDITVFSATGSGACEIGESALMKFSGEIIFKLLNRKDEHMIERLNETLTYNEFNEFFTIELEIKTGEILNYL from the coding sequence ATGAACGTGTTTCTTGATACCAACATCTTACACAATGACCATTTAAGCTCAGCGTCTTTAAAGCGACTAGCCGCCCTTTCAAGTGCTGGAATTATCAATCTGTTCCTTCCAGACATTGTCACTCGAGAACTTACTAGCAACAAGGCATTAGAATTTTCCAATAATATTTCTTCATGCAGCAAGACACTCAAGAAGGCACTTAAGCAACATCATTTTTCAGATAAATTTTTAGCCGATTTCCAAGCTGTTAAGAATCAGCTTTTAGAAATAGAAAAAATTGCAGAGAAAGACATTGAAACAAACTTAACAAACTGGATTAAAGAGTCAAAAGCGACTCTTATTCCTTTTGAACATCACTTCATGGGATCAATCCTTGAACATTACTTCAAAGGTGGTGGCGCATTTGGCTCCCGTAAGAACCGTAAAGACTTTCCAGACGCCATGATCGCTGCAACAATTTACAGCTTTGTAGAGAAAGCGGGGCCCTGCAGTGTAATTAGCAATGATAGCAATCTGTCAAAACACTTAAAAGAAAACAAAGAGATAACTACCTATAGCTCAATCAGAAACTACTTAAAGCAGCTTGGTACAAAAATAGAATTTTCTGGCGGCCAAAAGATTTTAGACTACTTTTCTTCAAACCACACTTCCAATCAACTTATTAAATTTTTTAAGAAAAACACAGATTATTTTGATTCTATCTATCTTGAAAATGACATGATCAGCAATAAAAGAGCGATCGAAGTTGAAGCTGACTATTTTGAAGTAAACTCTGCTGACTTTAACAATACAGAAGAGCTCACTGTAACCGACCTGAACTTTATCAATGAGAGCGAATTGGGTGGAAATATTTCTTTTGTTACTAACACTGGACTAAGCTACGTCACAGGCTACAAAGAGTGCTTAATGCTTGAAGAGTACAGAGATATTACCGTGTTTAGTGCGACAGGAAGTGGAGCATGTGAAATTGGCGAATCTGCTCTTATGAAGTTTTCTGGAGAGATCATTTTCAAACTTCTTAATAGGAAAGATGAACACATGATCGAACGACTTAATGAAACCCTGACATACAATGAGTTCAATGAGTTTTTTACAATAGAACTTGAGATAAAGACTGGCGAAATTTTAAACTATCTTTAA